CAATAACGAGGGGGAAGCGCCGCTCGGCGCGATTGAACAGGAGATTGCCCCGTGTCCCGACTGACGCTGTATTCCTATTATCGCAGTTCAGCGGCTTATCGCGTAAGAATCGTTCTGAATCTCAAGGGTCTAGAATACAACGCCATACCGGTCGACCTGTTAAGCATCGATGAAAACGATGGAGAGTACAGGGACGTGAATCCGCAGGGGTTCGTACCGACGCTCAAGGACATACATCGGCTGTTTCACCAGTCGCTGTCGATTTCGGAGTACCTCGAGGAGACATATCCCGAAATTCCGATCCTCCCCTCGCTGGCCCGCGATCGGGCTCAGGTACGGGTGCTGTCGCAGATGGTCGCCTGTGATATCCATCCACTGAACAACCTGCGTGTGCAGGAATATCTTAGGGAGAAGCTGCGCGCCTCCGAAGAGGTCGTCCAGGAGTGGTACCATCACTGGATTCGCGAAGGATTCGAGGCCATCGAGGCGTTGCTGGAACGTAGTATAGCCACGGGTGAGTTCTGTCACGGTGACAGCCCGACACTGGCGGATGCGTGTCTGGTCCCGCAGGTCTATAACGCGCGGCGCTACCAGTGTGACGTTTCCGCGTACCCGACTATCCTGCGGATAGAGCAGAACTGTATGGCATTGCCGGCCTTCCGCGATGCCGCACCGGAGAATCAGCCCGACGCCGCCTGAACCGGCCGCCGGGCCGGGGTTCCGCTCCCGGAGCAAATTCACCCGTGCTGTCTCACCGTTCAAGACCGGCGATGCTTGGTGTCGGAGGTGTCCTGGACAGAGGTGGCGCATGACCGCTTCGGCACCCCGGCGTTTTCGTGATTTCGCGCACGCCCATCATCTCGAGGGGTTCACGGACCCCGCCCTGCTCCGTATCCGTGCCGGCGACAAGGGAGGTTCCGTCGACAGGGCCCGTCGTTATCTCGATCTTCAGGCCCGCATCGAACGGGCAC
This window of the Gammaproteobacteria bacterium genome carries:
- the maiA gene encoding maleylacetoacetate isomerase — protein: MTLYSYYRSSAAYRVRIVLNLKGLEYNAIPVDLLSIDENDGEYRDVNPQGFVPTLKDIHRLFHQSLSISEYLEETYPEIPILPSLARDRAQVRVLSQMVACDIHPLNNLRVQEYLREKLRASEEVVQEWYHHWIREGFEAIEALLERSIATGEFCHGDSPTLADACLVPQVYNARRYQCDVSAYPTILRIEQNCMALPAFRDAAPENQPDAA